Proteins encoded within one genomic window of Zestosphaera sp.:
- a CDS encoding DUF6092 family protein has protein sequence MRSTEDIVRDEHFKLLAFLITSARGCVDEPHLYGPLRLVDAASKLIDIMKLEGKAPEGLERVQKTIEERKHLLMHDERKFIEFLDELVTELVNIVKGVA, from the coding sequence ATGAGAAGTACTGAGGACATCGTTAGAGACGAGCACTTCAAATTGCTGGCGTTCCTCATAACGAGCGCTAGAGGATGTGTTGACGAACCACACCTCTACGGCCCCCTCAGACTGGTGGACGCCGCGTCAAAACTCATAGACATAATGAAGCTGGAGGGTAAAGCCCCTGAAGGGCTTGAGAGGGTTCAGAAGACGATCGAGGAGAGGAAGCACTTGCTAATGCATGATGAGAGGAAGTTCATAGAGTTTCTAGACGAACTCGTTACGGAGCTCGTTAATATAGTTAAGGGAGTGGCTTAG
- a CDS encoding purine-nucleoside phosphorylase, which produces MRAPIHLRVRVGDVAERVLMAGDPARVRQVSEMLENPRLINENRGLLAYTGVYKGVPLTVVTHGLGAPSALIVLEELIMTGGKYFIRLGTTGALLKGLRIGDLVVPTGAAYYPGGLHYQYCGEYVCGPSTPDFNLLRNLVDAAEQHGVRFHLGPVLSSDAFYAEDPAFAERWSSRGIISVEMECASIFNLSLMRGVKAAGLLVVSNSLVEDLGHATADELKRHVGRAATVAMDALISADG; this is translated from the coding sequence GTGAGGGCTCCCATCCACCTGAGGGTCCGCGTGGGTGATGTGGCTGAGAGGGTTTTGATGGCCGGCGACCCGGCCAGGGTCAGGCAGGTCTCCGAGATGCTCGAGAATCCGAGACTGATCAACGAGAATAGGGGGTTGCTGGCCTACACAGGAGTTTACAAGGGCGTCCCGCTGACCGTTGTGACGCACGGCCTCGGCGCCCCCTCAGCGCTTATAGTGCTGGAAGAGCTCATCATGACGGGCGGCAAGTACTTCATCAGGCTCGGCACTACAGGCGCCCTGCTGAAGGGCTTGAGGATAGGTGATCTGGTAGTCCCCACGGGGGCTGCCTACTACCCCGGCGGCTTACATTATCAGTACTGCGGTGAATATGTGTGCGGCCCGTCAACACCGGACTTCAACCTGCTCAGGAACCTCGTTGATGCGGCCGAACAGCATGGCGTGAGGTTTCACCTAGGCCCCGTGTTGAGCAGTGACGCGTTCTACGCTGAAGACCCCGCGTTCGCCGAGAGATGGTCCTCAAGAGGGATCATATCCGTTGAGATGGAGTGCGCCAGCATCTTCAACCTGTCGCTAATGCGCGGCGTCAAGGCAGCGGGCTTGCTTGTGGTAAGTAATTCCCTGGTCGAGGATCTAGGACATGCGACGGCTGATGAGTTAAAACGTCATGTGGGGAGAGCGGCCACGGTCGCCATGGATGCGTTAATCAGCGCTGACGGCTGA
- a CDS encoding HAD family hydrolase translates to MVKAVSFDLWFTLIYEDVADERLYNLRRVNALHRVLSRYADVSVEDVAEVFEVFGSVRGFVDHRSLVNMIALALGIHLDQEGLDLLQGVYDESTKDFRPRVNDEIYEVLPRVRASGLKVAVISNTSFSEGGMRAILDNVGVSKYVDVVVSSSSVGFNKPHPGIYTRMLSELGLRPEEVLHVGDSCINDVLGALNAGLKAALYVGLRRGKDSNVCLKLGVPVLSRLSDLIETGLIVS, encoded by the coding sequence ATGGTTAAAGCGGTTTCGTTCGATCTCTGGTTCACGCTCATCTACGAGGATGTTGCGGACGAGAGGCTCTACAACCTGAGGAGGGTTAACGCTCTGCACAGAGTCCTTAGCAGGTACGCGGATGTCTCTGTAGAGGATGTTGCAGAGGTCTTCGAGGTCTTCGGGTCTGTGAGGGGCTTTGTAGATCACCGCTCGCTAGTCAACATGATCGCGCTGGCGCTCGGCATTCACTTGGATCAAGAAGGCCTGGACCTGCTGCAGGGGGTTTATGATGAGTCCACGAAGGACTTCAGGCCGAGGGTTAATGATGAGATCTACGAGGTCTTGCCGAGGGTTAGGGCGTCGGGCTTGAAGGTGGCTGTCATCAGCAACACCTCCTTCTCCGAGGGAGGCATGCGGGCTATACTCGATAATGTGGGTGTATCGAAGTACGTCGATGTGGTGGTCTCGTCCTCTAGCGTGGGCTTCAACAAGCCGCATCCAGGCATCTACACACGCATGCTGAGTGAGCTGGGCCTAAGGCCTGAGGAGGTCCTCCACGTCGGTGATTCATGCATTAACGACGTCCTAGGGGCTCTGAACGCAGGCTTGAAGGCGGCGCTCTACGTTGGCCTGAGGAGGGGGAAGGACTCGAACGTGTGTCTTAAGCTCGGCGTTCCTGTGTTGAGTAGGTTGAGCGACTTGATTGAGACGGGTTTAATAGTTTCGTGA
- a CDS encoding AroM family protein yields MRKVGLITIGQSPRVDVVPEIRKVLEDAGVEIVECGALDKLSREEVKALAPGEGEYVLVTRLRDGAEVKVARERILPLMQECINSLEPLVDVLGLLCTGEFPELRSRKLLVEPSDLLLKVVESLKAGRLGVVVPDPAQVDLTKRKWLGAASDIKILSVSPYTGTLEDLVRASEELGDRDLIVLDCIGFSTEAKRAVATASGKPVLIPRTLLARVLRELLEA; encoded by the coding sequence GTGAGGAAGGTAGGTCTCATAACCATAGGTCAGTCCCCCAGAGTTGATGTAGTTCCCGAGATCAGGAAGGTGTTGGAAGACGCTGGCGTGGAGATAGTTGAGTGCGGCGCGCTAGACAAGCTTAGCAGGGAGGAGGTCAAGGCCCTAGCGCCCGGGGAGGGCGAGTACGTGCTGGTAACCAGGCTCAGAGACGGCGCTGAAGTTAAGGTCGCGCGTGAGAGGATACTCCCGCTGATGCAGGAGTGCATCAACTCGCTCGAACCGCTCGTGGATGTGTTGGGGTTACTCTGCACGGGCGAGTTCCCGGAACTTAGGTCCAGGAAGCTGCTGGTGGAGCCCTCAGACCTCCTCCTGAAGGTTGTTGAGTCCCTTAAGGCAGGCAGGCTGGGCGTCGTAGTGCCGGACCCAGCACAGGTGGATCTAACGAAGAGGAAGTGGCTTGGGGCGGCATCAGACATTAAGATTCTTAGCGTATCGCCATATACAGGGACTCTGGAGGATCTCGTGAGGGCCTCTGAGGAGCTGGGGGACCGTGACTTGATAGTGCTGGACTGCATAGGCTTTAGCACGGAGGCTAAGAGGGCGGTGGCTACAGCCTCAGGGAAGCCTGTCCTAATACCGAGGACCTTGCTGGCCCGCGTTTTGAGGGAACTGCTGGAGGCGTAG
- a CDS encoding aminopeptidase: MSPQNLGVEIKETLLRAAETALTRCLRVRAGESLLVITDEPLRNIGLHLWLKARELGAEAVYVEIIPRSVHGEEPPKPVAEAMKASDVVVAPTSKSITHTVARKEAAEKGARVATMPGITEDIFIRTMSVDYELVQRVTNAVADVLDEGREVRVVTDLGTDLTFSIEGRRARRSTGVLVNPGDWGNLPSGEAYIAPVEGTANGVVVVDGSMAGVGLLAQPIRIAFRDGVAARIEGGPEAAKLNELLSRYGDEARSLGEFGVGTNPGARVSGVVLEDEKAMGTIHIALGSNFDFGGRVKAPVHLDGIVMKPSVYVDGRLLMREGVLLINT, encoded by the coding sequence GTGAGCCCCCAGAACTTAGGCGTCGAGATTAAGGAGACCTTGCTTAGAGCGGCGGAGACCGCCCTAACGCGTTGCTTACGTGTTAGGGCGGGCGAGTCCTTGCTGGTGATCACCGACGAACCCCTGAGGAACATAGGCCTCCACCTGTGGCTGAAGGCCAGGGAGTTAGGGGCTGAGGCTGTTTACGTCGAGATAATTCCCAGGAGCGTTCACGGCGAGGAACCCCCTAAACCCGTAGCCGAGGCTATGAAGGCGTCAGACGTGGTGGTGGCGCCGACTTCGAAATCGATAACGCATACGGTAGCTAGGAAGGAGGCTGCCGAGAAGGGCGCTAGAGTCGCCACCATGCCAGGCATAACGGAGGACATATTCATCAGAACCATGAGCGTGGATTACGAACTAGTTCAGAGGGTGACTAATGCGGTGGCCGACGTGCTGGATGAGGGTAGGGAGGTCAGGGTCGTCACAGACCTCGGCACTGATTTGACCTTCTCTATAGAGGGCAGGAGGGCGAGGAGGAGTACCGGGGTGCTGGTTAATCCGGGGGATTGGGGGAACCTGCCCAGCGGTGAGGCATACATAGCCCCTGTGGAGGGCACAGCGAACGGGGTCGTAGTCGTAGACGGATCCATGGCAGGCGTTGGATTACTTGCACAGCCGATAAGAATAGCCTTCAGGGACGGCGTAGCCGCCCGCATTGAGGGGGGTCCGGAGGCGGCGAAGCTTAACGAGCTGCTCTCAAGGTATGGGGATGAAGCTCGAAGTCTGGGTGAGTTCGGCGTCGGGACCAACCCAGGGGCTCGAGTAAGCGGCGTCGTGCTGGAGGACGAGAAAGCGATGGGGACTATCCACATAGCGCTTGGAAGCAACTTCGACTTCGGCGGCAGGGTTAAAGCACCGGTGCATCTGGACGGCATAGTGATGAAGCCGAGCGTGTACGTGGACGGGCGCCTGTTGATGAGGGAGGGCGTGCTCCTCATAAATACCTGA
- a CDS encoding DUF917 family protein, producing MRVKVDDKTAEAAVLGGSFFGGGGGGDLKTGLLSARLAVELGDLYIVDVDEVPSGSYVVTASLVGAPAAKERYLKPSHMVRSAELLRDYGGVCVGGFISSENGGASTANGWIPAAALEIPVIDAPADGRAHPTGVMGSMGLHKVREYTSVQAAVGGNKESGTYVEVVARGSLAKVDKLIREASVQAGGMVAVTRNPVSPEYLKENAAVGALSKAVEVGRIMRRHYGDAESIAAEVIKYLGGGRVVDKGVIDNVSLETRGGYDIGRVVVKGGLKSYEITFWNEYMTLEDASGVRLATFPDLIVTLDLKTSLPLPSAEVKTGDEVLIVTVPKEFVPLGAGVKDPEILKQVEAVVGKRMW from the coding sequence GTGAGGGTTAAGGTTGACGATAAGACCGCCGAGGCAGCGGTCCTGGGCGGGTCGTTCTTCGGCGGCGGTGGTGGGGGAGACCTCAAGACGGGGCTGCTGAGCGCGAGGCTGGCCGTCGAGCTGGGCGATCTCTACATAGTTGATGTGGACGAGGTTCCGAGCGGTAGCTACGTGGTTACAGCCTCCCTCGTGGGGGCTCCCGCCGCGAAGGAGAGGTACCTGAAGCCTAGCCACATGGTGAGGTCTGCCGAGTTGCTGAGGGACTACGGCGGGGTGTGTGTAGGGGGCTTCATATCCTCGGAGAACGGCGGCGCCTCAACCGCCAACGGGTGGATACCTGCAGCAGCTCTCGAGATCCCGGTGATCGACGCGCCCGCCGACGGTAGGGCCCACCCGACCGGCGTGATGGGTTCCATGGGCCTCCACAAAGTTAGGGAGTACACCTCAGTTCAGGCAGCCGTGGGCGGGAATAAGGAGTCAGGGACCTACGTTGAGGTGGTTGCACGCGGGTCTCTAGCTAAGGTCGACAAGCTGATTAGGGAAGCGTCTGTTCAGGCAGGCGGTATGGTGGCCGTGACCCGCAATCCCGTCAGCCCTGAATACCTCAAAGAGAATGCGGCAGTTGGAGCGCTCAGCAAGGCCGTGGAGGTCGGCAGGATAATGAGGAGGCATTACGGGGACGCGGAAAGCATCGCGGCGGAAGTGATTAAATACCTTGGCGGCGGACGCGTGGTGGATAAGGGGGTTATCGACAACGTCTCACTAGAGACGCGCGGTGGGTACGACATAGGGAGGGTAGTGGTCAAGGGAGGCCTCAAGTCCTACGAGATCACGTTCTGGAATGAATACATGACGCTGGAGGACGCAAGCGGGGTGAGGCTAGCCACCTTCCCGGACCTGATAGTAACCCTAGATCTTAAGACGTCCCTCCCACTCCCGTCAGCCGAGGTCAAGACAGGTGATGAAGTGCTTATTGTAACGGTTCCGAAGGAGTTCGTGCCGCTCGGCGCGGGCGTCAAGGACCCTGAGATCCTGAAGCAGGTTGAGGCAGTCGTTGGCAAGAGGATGTGGTGA
- a CDS encoding nitroreductase family protein: MLDVIKGRRSVRSFRSESIPEEHLRTILEAGVWAPSGSNAQPWEFVVVRSKSTIDKVKLFSPGLFGSPDAVVVLCVNRERVKRSGKSGDSVALMDVAMAAQNMMLAAYSLGIGSCPIASFNKVAVKELLDIPAHVDPVLMVSFGYPERWPEPPKRRPLDEVVHYEKY; the protein is encoded by the coding sequence GTGTTGGACGTGATTAAGGGCAGGAGGAGCGTGAGGAGCTTCAGGAGTGAGTCCATACCTGAGGAGCACTTGAGGACCATTCTTGAGGCGGGCGTGTGGGCGCCGAGCGGCAGCAACGCACAGCCATGGGAGTTCGTGGTGGTTAGAAGTAAGTCCACTATAGATAAGGTAAAGCTGTTCTCACCAGGCCTCTTCGGGAGCCCTGACGCAGTGGTGGTTCTGTGCGTCAATAGGGAGCGTGTCAAAAGGAGCGGTAAGTCAGGTGACTCAGTAGCGTTGATGGATGTGGCTATGGCGGCACAGAACATGATGCTGGCGGCGTACTCCCTAGGGATCGGCTCATGCCCTATAGCCTCCTTCAATAAGGTAGCTGTTAAGGAGCTGCTCGACATCCCCGCGCACGTCGACCCGGTCCTGATGGTGAGTTTCGGGTACCCGGAGAGATGGCCTGAACCGCCTAAGAGAAGACCTCTCGACGAGGTAGTGCACTATGAGAAGTACTGA
- a CDS encoding TIGR00269 family protein encodes MRCTSCGVRDAVVVQRHTGRILCRDCFLGDVVARVKGEISKFSMFTPNDLLMVAASGGKDSYVLLDVILKLHDPSKVGVVTIVEGIEGYNRAEDVEKVRRLANVHGVEVLVLSLKDYVGHSLTELVDLSLAHHVGLSPCTFCGVLRRKAINEVARELGFTRVLTAHNLDDEVQTAILNVLRGDLFRLVQTLPNGPVLSDSFVRKVKPLRKIYEEEVAIYAHLIGYDFQTSDCPYLRHFPSLRARIREFLYRVERERPGTLLNLMERIDSLMSDYVSRYRDYPQLPKCVNCGEPTAYGRKYCMACEMLSMVGVERPQYIRGTYLRLR; translated from the coding sequence GTGAGGTGCACATCCTGCGGGGTTCGCGACGCAGTCGTTGTTCAGAGACATACCGGCAGGATCCTCTGCAGGGACTGCTTCTTAGGCGATGTAGTGGCTCGGGTTAAGGGCGAGATCAGCAAGTTCAGCATGTTCACACCCAACGACCTTCTGATGGTGGCCGCGTCGGGCGGTAAGGACAGCTATGTCCTGCTGGACGTGATCCTGAAGCTACACGACCCATCTAAAGTGGGGGTTGTGACCATAGTTGAGGGCATCGAGGGCTACAATAGAGCTGAAGATGTTGAGAAGGTCAGGAGACTGGCTAACGTCCACGGTGTTGAGGTGCTGGTCTTAAGTCTCAAAGATTATGTCGGGCACAGCCTCACCGAGTTAGTTGACCTGAGCCTCGCCCACCACGTCGGCTTAAGCCCCTGCACGTTCTGCGGGGTCCTGAGGAGGAAGGCGATAAACGAGGTCGCTAGGGAGTTAGGCTTCACGAGGGTCCTCACAGCCCACAACCTGGATGACGAGGTTCAGACAGCCATTCTGAACGTCCTCAGGGGCGACCTATTCAGGCTAGTGCAGACCTTGCCCAACGGACCCGTGCTCAGCGATTCGTTCGTGCGTAAGGTGAAGCCCTTGAGGAAGATATATGAGGAGGAGGTAGCTATATACGCGCACCTAATAGGCTACGACTTCCAGACCAGCGACTGCCCCTACCTCAGGCACTTCCCCTCCCTTAGAGCCAGGATCAGGGAGTTCCTCTATAGGGTGGAGAGGGAGAGGCCTGGCACTCTCCTCAACCTCATGGAGAGGATAGACTCCTTAATGAGTGACTACGTGAGTAGGTATAGGGATTACCCCCAACTACCCAAATGCGTTAACTGTGGGGAGCCGACTGCCTACGGGAGGAAGTACTGTATGGCTTGCGAGATGCTCTCCATGGTCGGCGTTGAGAGGCCCCAGTACATCAGAGGCACTTATTTAAGGCTGAGGTAA